The DNA region GATGTTCAGAAAGCCTACGAAACTCAAAATGATACAAATGAGGTCACCGCTTTTGGGAAAGAACCTAGTGAATTGATCGAGGGTAACCGCAAAGCGAAAGATGGATTGGACAATAGCGGCACGCAAGGTAAAGACTCACTGAGCGACGATAGCTATACCAATACTGGTAAAAATGCCACCGTTGAGAGTGCAGCCAGTGGAACGGGAAGCGCCGGCAAAGATTTTAAAACGGAGGGTAGTATTAACGAGCAAGACGAAAATCATGCTTTAAATACCGGAATATAATGGTTTGCTGAATAGCTATAACCAACGACTGATAAAAATTGTTGGGATAGTCTGTTCTGCTTGCACCTGGAATTTGAGTTGTTCAAAACTCTCGAATTATGAAACTTTAGAAGTCTTTTCCGGCAATCCCCTTGTTTTTAGATTGATTTCTATTCGCCAGATCTTCATCCTGACTTAAATTAAGATTCTTAAGTTCTTCACTGGCGTTTACATCAGATTTAGTCAAATGCGCCTCGTCGGGCAAATCTTTGCGCTTTATTTCTGGAAGCTTATGTCCATAGGTAGCCTCTCCATTATCCCACTCAATTCCATCGTCTGCGTTAGGATCTCTTTGATTTTCCTGATTCATGTGTAGCTGTTTTATAAAAGGTTATAATGAGATAACACAGCTCGAGGCGAAAAGTTTAGAATTTTAGATTGGCATTTTGAAAGTCGGACCGTAAGAAGCCGCATTGAAATAAGAAAAAGCGAACCAATCACTATATTCTTAACAAAACACAGTTTGCAATTATCTGCGATTATTGCAACAGATTATCATCTCTCCGGTTGTAACAATATCCTCATCTTTTATGCGCTGAATTTACAACCGATTAACAGCACCAAATAATTGCCCAGGTTTAATCCGGTATTAAATCGCGTATTTATACTTTTATTTCGCGTATAAACCTAAATGCTTGAGGATCATATTATTTCGATATTTGGTACTACCATCAAATTAAACTCTGTCATTTGAATACGCCATTGAAAGTGCTAATAGCCGACGACCATGCGATTGTGCGAAATGGCATTATTGCGCTGTTGATCAATGCTTCGGATATCAGCATTATTGCCGAATCTACAAGCAGTGCTGATCTATTTGAGAAATTGAGAGATGGCCTGGAGCCAGACATTGTTATTGCCGAACTGCATATGAGAGCTGTAGATGGTATTTCGCTTACCCGGCAGTTGATACAGCAATATCCGCACATCAAAATAATTATTTTGACGACTGTAGACGATGAGAATATAATTTTAAAATGCTTTGAGGCGGGAGCAAGGGGTTATTTGCTTAAAAACGTTAATGCAGCAGAGATCATTTTTGCAATTAAGCAAATTTCTTTCGGTTACGAATACATTTCGGCCAGTATTGGCATTAGGTTGCTGGCCCAAATTGCAAGGTCTGCTGCACCGTTAACCAGCGCATCGTTAAAACTAAATATTAGCAAAAGGGAAATCGAAATACTCGGTTTGATAGCCGAAGGGCTAACGAATGGCGAAATAGCTGAAAAGATGTTTACGAGTAAGCGCACCATTGAAGGCAACAGGCAAAACCTGCTCGATAAAACGGGAAAGAGAAATACGGCGGCTTTAATTACTTTTGCGGTAAGGAACGGCATTATCGATTAAGCGCTAATCTACGCCCTTTTGCTGATCGATGTTTGTGTTACTGTCAACGTCATCTTTAGACGATCCATTGTCTTCCCGATGTTTCGGTGGGTGCTCCATCCTACTCGCTTCAAGTTCGGTAAAATCTCCTTCTTTTTGGTTAGCGACTTCGCCGTGTGAAGATGGTTTTTCTTTCAACTCCTTTTCAGTGTCGGCAAAGTCTTGACCCTCCACAGGTAAATTCTCGTTATTATCCTCTTGATTGTTCATGCTTATAAAACCATAAGGATTACCTTTTGTTTCGCGAAAAAATAGCACAAAAAAAAGGCCCTGATTTTCATCAAGACCTTTCAATTCATTTTAAAATCAATTAAACTTTGATTTCAACTTCAACACCGCTAGGCAATTCAAGTTTCATTAAAGCATCAACTGTTTTAGAGTTCGAGCTGTAAATATCCAATAAGCGTTTGTAAGCGCACAACTGAAATTGCTCTCTAGCTTTTTTGTTTACGTGTGGAGAACGTAATACAGTAAAGATTTTCTTCTCTGTAGGAAGTGGAATCGGTCCACTTACAACTGCACCCGTAGGTTTAACAGTTTTTACGATTTTCTCAGCAGATTTATCTACCAAGTTATAATCGTAAGATTTTAATTTAATTCTGATTCTTTGGCTCATCTTATTTTTAATTATGATTTCCTGTTAGAGCTATTAACAACAGAAATCGGATTTATTTTTAAAAAGGTAGAGGGTTTAAGGTGTAAGGCTTAGGGTTTGAAACCTTTTACCTTACGCCTTTTACCTTATACCATTCTTAGTCTTCAGATTTAACTCTGCCTTTCGACTTCGCGATTACCTCGTCTTGTACGTTTTTAGGCGCTGGCTCGTAGTGATCAAACTCCATTGTTGATGTTGCACGACCTGAAGTGATGGTACGTAACTGAGTTACATAACCGAACATTTCTGAAAGTGGAACCAATGCTTTGATTACTTGAGAACCTGCACGTGTATCCATACCTTGTAGCTGACCACGACGACGGTTCATATCACCGATAACATCACCCATGTTTTCTTCAGGGGTTAAGATTTCGATTTTCATGATTGGCTCCATCAAAGCTGGTTTACATTTAGGTAAAGCCTCACGGTATGCCATACGGGCTGCAAGCTCGAATGATAAAGCATCTGAATCGACCGCGTGGAATGAACCATCAATCAAACGAACTTTCATATCAGGAAGCGGATAACCTGCCAACACACCATTTGCCATTGCAGAAGCAAATCCTTTCTCAACTGAAGGGATAAACTCACGAGGAATAGCACCACCAACAATTTCGTTTACGAATTGTAAACCGCCTTTTTCAAAGTCTGCATCAATTGGAGAGATTACCACTTTGATATCAGCAAACTTACCACGACCACCTGATTGTTTTTTGTAAACTTCGCGGTGTTCTGACGTACCGAAAATTGCCTCTTTGTAAGCTACTTGTGGCGCACCTTGGTTAACTTCTACCTTAAATTCGCGTTTTAAACGGTCAATTAAGATATCCAAGTGCAACTCGCCCATACCAGAAATTACTGTTTGACCAGTTTCCTGATCTGTTTGCACTCTGAAAGTAGGATCTTCTTCAGCTAATTTACCTAAAGCCATACCTAATTTATCTACGTCGGCCTGAGTTTTAGGCTCAATAGCTAAACCGATAACCGGATCAGGGAATACCATCGATTCTAATACGATTGGGTTTTTCTCATCACAAAGGGTATCACCAGTTTTAATATCTTTAAAGCCTACTACCGCAGCAATATCACCAGCACCTACGTTAGGAATTGGGTTTTGCTTGTTGGCGTGCATTTGGAAGATACGAGAAATACGTTCTTTGTTGTTTGAACGTGTATTGTAAACGTATGAACCTGCTTCTAAGTTACCTGAATAAACACGAATGAAACACAAACGACCAACGAATGGGTCGGTAGCAATTTTAAATGCTAATGCTGCAAACGGCTCTTTTTCTGATGGTTTTAATAAAACTTCAGCCTCGGTGTTAGGGTTTGTACCTACAACACCTTCAGAATCTAAAGGCGAAGGCAATAACTCCATCACATAATCAAGCATGGTTTGTACACCTTTGTTTTTGAAAGATGAACCGCAAACCATTGGTACAATTTTAGCATCTAATACAGCTGCACGTAAAGCGTCTAAAATTTCACGCTCAGTAATTGAGTTCGGATCATCGAAGAATTTCTCCATCAACGTCTCATCGTAATCAGCAACTGATTCCAATAATTTTTCTCTCCACTCAGCAACTTCATCCAACATATCATCAGGAATTGGCACTTCGGTAAAGGTCATCCCTTTATCGTGCTCATTCCAAACAATACCACGGTTGTTAATCAAATCAACCACACCTTTAAAGTTATCTTCGGCACCGATAGGCAATTGCAATGGAACTGCGTTACTGCCCAACATATCTTTAACCTGCTTAACAACTTTTAAGAAGTCGGCACCAGAACGGTCCATTTTGTTAACGAAACCAATACGGGCAACGTTGTAGTTGTTGGCTAAACGCCAGTTGGTTTCTGATTGTGGCTCAACACCATCAACTGCAGAAAACAAGAACACTAAACCATCTAATACACGTAACGAACGGTTTACCTCTACGGTAAAATCCACGTGTCCCGGTGTATCGATAATGTTGATATGGTATTTGCTACCACGGTAGTTCCAGTTTACTGTTGTAGCAGCCGAAGTAATGGTAATACCACGCTCTTGCTCTTGTGCCATCCAGTCCATTGTTGCAGCACCTTCGTGCACCTCACCAATTTTATGACTTACACCAGCATAATAAAGGATACGCTCAGTTGTTGTAGTTTTACCTGCATCGATGTGAGCCGCGATTCCAATATTTCTTGTAAATTTTAAATCTCTTGCCATTGTTTTAAAATATGATTACACAGATTGAAAAGACTTCACTGATCTTATATATCGATGAAAATTCCTTTATCTGTGTAATCCTTTTATAATCTATTTTATCTGTGTACTAGAATCTGAAGTGTGAGAACGCTTTGTTAGCCTCAGCCATTTTGTGCGTATCTTCTTTCTTCTTAACAGCAGCACCTTCACCTTTGGCAGCAGCTACCATTTCACCAGCTAATTTCTCTTTCATGGTTTTTTCACCACGACGACGAGCGTATAAAATTAACCATTTCATACCTAAAGCGGTTTTACGTTCTGGTCTAACCTCGGTTGGAACCTGAAAGTTAGCACCACCAACACGACGAGATTTAACCTCTACGGCTGGCATAATGTTAGTTAAGGCACGTTTGAATATCTCTAAACCGTTTTCACCTGCTTTTTTCTCAGCAATTTCAACAGCATCGTAAAAAATAGCGTAAGCGATAGATTTTTTTCCATCGTACATCATATTGTTTACAAAACGAGTTACCTGAATATCATTAAATTTTGGATCAGGAAGAATAATTCTCTTTTTTGGTTTTGACTTTCTCATTTCTTATTTCCTCCCGATTATTTCTTTTTACCTTTTGCAGGTGCAGCAGCTGCCTGACCTGGTTTAGGACGTTTAGTACCATATTTAGAACGACGTTGGTTACGACCAGCAACGCCTGATGTATCTAATGCACCACGGATGATGTGGTAACGTACACCTGGTAAATCTTTAACACGACCACCACGAATCAAAACGATTGAGTGCTCTTGTAAGTTGTGACCTTCTCCAGGAATGTAAGCATTCACCTCTTTACCGTTCGTTAAACGAACACGGGCTACTTTACGCATTGCTGAGTTTGGTTTTTTAGGGGTAGTGGTGTACACACGTGTACATACACCTCTTCGCTGTGGACAGCTGTCCAACGCTGGAGACTTACTTTTGAACTCCATTGCTACTCTACCTTTTCTAACTAATTGTTGAATAGTTGGCATTGTGCTTTTTTATGTTTTTTATTAAAAATTTACCGCTCCCCCGGCATCCTCTCAGATAGCCCATAAAACGGACTGCAAAAGTAGAACAATTCTTTTTAAAAATCAAGGGGTTAAGGGAAAAAGTTTGGAGTTGGGAGATTTTAGTCAGGAGTCTCAAGTCCAGAGTCTTAAGTCTTTGGGTAGAAACCTCGGGTTTATTGTTAAAATATCCAAATTGGAAGATTTTAGTGGTTAGTCTCAGTCCAGAGTCTCAGATCTTTGGGTAAAAGCGTCGAGTTATCGGTAAAAGTCCAAAACTAACACTGATGTTACGTATTAAATAAATCAGAAAAGCAAAACCTGTAGTTCTTCGCCTGGCTTCCGTCCCGTCGTCCGCTTTACTTCGCACCAAAGAAAAGGGGGGCTTCGTGCCCGCTCCCACCGGGTTTATCTTACTTGAGTAACCAGTCTGTTTGTTGTTAGCTTGATTAAACCAAAGGCTCAATGAAATGTTAGCTTCCCTTCTCTCTGGCGTTATCTGGTTTTCTATAAGTTTAAGGGTGTTTCCTTAATTACACCCGTTAAAACTATCTTTGAGCGCCTTTAACTTTGCAACAACGGCTTCTAACTCTTTAGGCGTTTTGCCGTAGTCGTAAGTTACCTTGTATTGTTTTCCATCGGCATTAACGGCAACCCATTCGGCTCCGCCATCGGCACAATCGGGGCAGCCAATCACCTCAGGCAGGCTCGTAATTTTGCTCATATTCAGCTCTGTTTTTATGGCTGCAATTTCATTTTCGGAGATGGTTTTTGTACATGTTCTCGTGTCAGGCGTTTGGCCGTTCTTCGTTTTCGAAAAAGTAAGTTTCGAATCGCTAATCAATAAGGTATTCGAACAATAGCCGGAACAAAAGCCAAAAGAAGTGCCATAGCTGATGCTATTGAGATTTTTAATGTTGTCTTTTTTGCAAGCAGAAAAAAAGAATAACGAAAGGAAGGATAAAAATAGGAGTAAATTTTTCGTCATAGGTTAGGGGTGAATTTTTACCAAAGATAAACTAAAACGAATAAAAACGGACAAAAAAGCAGGGATATCTCGCTTTGTGTGGTTAGCTACAGGCAAATAACCCAATGTGATTTTTAGCATTTCGTACATTCACAGGTATAGGTGCCTCATTCAGAATCCAGTGGTTTGCAATTTTTGAGGCGGTCGGCATCTAACGCACCATTTACGACGATACCGTTGCCCTAATAGATTTGCAATTCAGGATAAGGCTATTTTTTAACTGAGCGTTACAATCCCCAAAATTGGATCTGGCTAAACTCCAAGGGGACTACTTGTGCCGCAGTAAAATCCCTGGGAAACATCACAGCCTCTGAAAGATTACCAATAAAAGCCGAATTGAGCAAGGGTATTCCCGATGCCGACCCAATCCAAAAATCGCCCCCAGTTCTTGCAGTCGAAGGGGCCGTACTATCGTCTATTACTGTAACATTGCTTCTTCTTGCCAACTTGCTGCTTGTACCTCTGATAAAAGAGTATTGTTTCCAGGTATTTAGGCTGGTGCTATTTGCAAATGTCCGATCAGACACCGTACAACAAGGTTCAGCCGCATCAAAATAAACGTTCCCATTATTATAGTTCAGATGTAACAACCACCGCCAGGTTGTGCCGTTTACAAAGCCAAAAGAATACTGGATTGTGGTATTCGATCCCACTTTCGCAGCCAACAAAAACGTTCCGTTTATACCGTTGGTCATTAAATTTTGTAGCGGTTGCCCCACTATTAAATATTGGCTCCCGTTAAAAGATAGCGACGGCTTGGTGTTTCCTGTGCCCGCGGTGTTAAGTAACAGTTCGGGCTGAACCAACACATTTGTTTGGGTGGCGTGGTAGCCATTCAAGCCCTGATCGTACCATATCGTAGCAAGGAGTTGCTGCGACCCCTTAAAGGCAGCCAGCGTCATTTTATCGCCTACGTTTAACCCACTCGTGAGCGGTATAGTTGCTGTAATCGTAACTATACTTTTAGCGCTAACTACTCCGTTTACATCGAAAGCGATATCTGCTTCGGTATTATCCAGAAGAATATTACGCCGTACCCGCAAACAATATCCCGTGTATCCCCTTCGCAACTTCCTCAAACTATAAGCAAATGACGAGGCGCTTACCGGGGCCGCTTGATCGAGCAAATAGGTATTTTGATTCCCGCTCCAGAAGCTTTGGATGGGATTTTGCGCTAAAGTGTTACCGTTAAAAAATATAAGTAGTAAAGGAATGATTTGTAACAGCCTTTTCATTTGCAAGGTACATTAATTGTAAACCCTTCAATTCTGATGTAATCGTTACATTGCAATCACACTTGAAAAACACTGTTGCCAGACATCAGATTCGCAACACTTGCCCTACCATTGTCGAAACGTTCAGATCGGCGGGGAAGTGACGCTGAAAATTGCTGCTGATGCTGCAGTGCCTACAGAAATAAAGGCTAATGGCGCTTTTTAAATACAACGCCTGGGCGGCGGCATTAGGGGTGGATTGGCCGGAGCCAATAGGGCTTTTGCATCCTTTCTACCTCCGTAAACCGGCGTTGGCATAAAAAGCGCTGATTTTGCAATAATAGTTAATGCGATGTATGGTACCTAGCGGTAGTGGGGAAAAAAGCCATTCAGTTTATTCAGAAGGCACTTTTTTCGCATAAAGTAGTTTACCATCTGGAAATCGAAATGAACAAAAAAGAACAAAACCACGCATTACACCGGGCGTTGATTAGCCGATTAATTGAAGTGTTTTGAAGAAGTTGTTTGCTGTTGTGGACGATAGCTATGGAAAGAGAACCTCCTGAGCATGATTCGCGGTGCGGAAATAATTAATTCATCCACGCTGAAAATAGCAATACGCGTGGATAAGGCACTAAACTGCTAGGGATGCACAACAGCTAAAGCACCATTGATGGAGATAAAACCGAACAAACATACCGGAACATTCAATCCCATTTCAATTGACTACACTTTCTATTTGGAAGTTAACTAAGGCGTATTATAAAATGCTTTTTGATTATTGTTGACTATAGTGATCTCATTTGTGCCTAACGCAACTGGAAAAATAATCATCTCAGATTGATGGCCTGTATGAAAATAATCCGTTCCACCAATGTTAAAAGTGGTCATGTTTGCTGGGGATGCTGAGGGTGTTCCCGTATTGGTTACGCCAGTAGTAATACTTGCTCCGCTAATGAAAACCTGCATGCGTGGGGCGGTTGCCGATGCAATCATCATATAAGTTCTTAATAAGCCCACATTTCCTGAATTACTAAAGTAAAACCGGGCATAAGAGCCGCTACCTACATCAAAATAGAGAAAGTTGCCCCAATTGGCATGGGTTTGCCACCTTCCAGAACCGTTGGGAGAAAAACCATAGGCAACGGTACTACCAGAAGAAGCTTCAAAAACCGCCGATGCTGTACCGATATACCCAGAGGTAAGTATAGTGCTTGGCGCCGCTGCTACCTGTAATACCTGACTGCTGGCTCCGGTAAATAGAACACTTGTTTTTGTGTTAGACACGTCTATAACTCCGGCATTAACAATTCGTGGTTGTTTGCTCTCTGTTGCTTGCGTTACATTTCTTGCATTGCCACTTTGATCGTACCAGGTAGCTACATACACTGAAACCCCGTTGTAAAATGTGCTAAATGCCATTGTGCTGCCAACGGTAACCCCGCTTGTTGTGCCTGCAGAAGTAATGGTAACAATGCTGTTTGCATCAACTGCACCGGTGGTGCCGTTAAAGGCTACATCTGCTGTAGCCAAGGCCGTTCCTGTCCCTCTGCGAACCCGCATTGCAGGGCCTGCGTAAGCTGTTCTTAATTTTCGAACGCTATAGGCCATCGAAGCTCCTGTCGAACCGATTTGATCTAGCAGCCCGGTCCCCCCTTGCCTGGCTTTGTTAAATACCCAAAATTGCTGAAGTGGTGGCTGAGCCGCTACAAACTGGCAAAAGCAAATAACAATAGAAGTTAATAGCAGTTTCATCATCAATTATAGTTGTTGCCATACGTCCACCAATAAGTAGCACCATCATAATAGAAAGTGAGTATATCTACTGCATTGGCCACCTGCGTTAAGGATACAGCGCCTGCTCCACCATTGATTACTTTTGAGCCAGCAGGTAGTGTAATGGTACTTGTACCGGAATTGGTTAGCTTAAGCAGGCCAAACATACCAGCTTTGGGATTGGTAATGGTTAAGGCATTAGCACCCGCGGCAAGGGTCCAGTTGGCGTTAGCGCCTAAATCTAAATTCCACGTACCCGTTATGCTCTGTATGGTTGCTGTATAATTTGGCGCTGCAACGGTACCGGCTACTTGCAGTTTGGCTGTAGGATTTTCTATGCCAATGCCCATATTACCACCTGCCGTAATACTCGCTAAGGGCGCAACAATACTATTAAATGAAAAGTCGATACGATTGCTATTACTTTGATCGGCGGTGTAGTTAAACCTAATCTCTGCGCTGTTTTTGTTGGTGTTCGACACCCCAAATTTTAAGCTGGTATTATTGCCGGCGATTGTATTGGATGGCGCCATAAAATTAGCGATGTTCAGATAAGTTGCGGCAGTGCTTTCCTCTACAGTTAATTTACTTGAGGGAGTCATTGTGCCAATTCCGGTGTTGCCATTCTGATCAACTATAAACTGATCGACATTATTTGGTTGACCGTTTGGATTGGTAAAAATAATCATTGAAGTTCCGTGGGCAGCGGCCGATTGCTGCTGGGTGGATGAAACCCTGAAACCAGCTCCACCAGTAGAATCAATGGCATTGGCCGCCCTAAATACCCCTAAGGTATTGTTTGCCGGCGGGTATGTGGCCGTTGCTTTAGTGTTTCCGCTGGCCTTAAATAAAAACAATTGCGGATATCTTGTATCCGAATAAGTAATCCCCTTGTAGGCATTCCAGTTGTTTTCATTTTCGAGCCTGAAATCTCCGTTTCTTACGTGTAAAGTAGCCTGGGGAGCAGCGGTACCAATACCCATCTTTCCGCTATCTTTAATAACAACCTCGGTGCCCGCAGGGCGAGCCGTTGTGCCGTTACTTAAGGTACCAATTTTTAACATCGTATTGGCATTATCGTTCACCCAGGCATCGTTGGTTAAATCGGCAGTTGCGGTAGAGGCTGCCGTAAGCCATTGGGTATCGTCGTGGTATTGTAGTGCTTTGGTAGTGCTGTTATATCTAATCATCCCAGCCCGGTCAGAGGCAGTTGTTAAGGCATCAGCAGTAGCGTCGGCAGTGCCTAATTTGGCATAGCCTTTAATATCTAAAAGCGACCTTGGAGCAGTAACACCTATGCCCACATTGCCCGACCTGGTGTTTATATTCATTAGTTCTGTCCCTCCTGCGTTTGGAGAAAAAACAAATCTGCCTGAAGCGAAACCAGGGCTAACAATAGTGCCATCTGCTATACTGGCAGTGGTGCCTTCTGCGATATAAGCAAGTGTGCCAAAGTCCTCATCTTTAGCATTCACACGACCTCTAAACTGCAGCTTACCCAAATAATCACCCACGTTAATGTTTTGTTCGGCTCCTGGCGATCCCGCCGCACGAGTAAACAAAAAACCAGGCGCCTGGGAGGTGGTAAGCCCAGGGCCAATTCGCTTGAACTGTCCAATAGCAGCAGGCCCCACTACATCTAACATCCATGAGGGAGTGGATGTGCCTATACCTACCCATCCATTATCTTTTACCACCATCTCTGTGCCTACAGGCCGGGCGGTTGTACCATCGCTCAATGTGCCGAGCTTTACCATTGTATTGGCATTATCGTCAACCCAGGCATCCTTAGTAAGGTCGCCATTGGTTGCGTCGGCCACCCTTACCCATTTTGTACCATCGTTATAATAAAAGCCTGGGCTTACATTATTGGGCGCCGTACCGGCTGTAGCTGTATTATAAACCATCATGCCCGCAACATGCGCTGTTAAGGGCGCAAAAGCAGTGGTACCAGTTAATGCAACCCGTGAAATTAAAACGCCTTTAGTGGTCGATTTTACTTCCAATGCAGCATTGGGATTAACTGCTCCCGCCGTTCCAACACCCACGCCTCCGGTATTTTTATTATAAATATCGCTACCATTCTCACTCCACTTGCTCGGGTCTATGGCGGTCTTGGTGCCCTTGGCATCAATAACCACCTGCGCCTGCGCATGCATCATAGAAATTATGGAGAATATGAATAGAAGAATACCTATTTGCTTCATCGGGAACTTTTGTTTTCTTAAAAATCATCAGGCAAAGCGCTTGATGTATTTTGATGGAATAATCGCTGTGCATGATTAGGCAACCGTTGTCTAGCGTTTACCAAAACTGTCACAGTAATCTTTTCTACCATCATTTGATCAATGGGTGATTATTTTACCCACTGAACCTCGATAATATCGCCTGTTGTAACAGTATAGCCGTTTTCAACTAGCGTAACACTACCTGCGGTTGTGATCGTATAATCGGATTGAATAGAACTGTTACTTCCGCCTACCAGCTTCGCTCCATTCCTGTATACCCATACCCTCGACGGATTTGCGGGCATATCTGCTACTGCATAGGTAAGCGTCCCCGTGGTTGCACTAATAGAGGTTTCCCCACTTTGCAACAGAGACGCGGCAGTAACTCGTTTCAACACGCCGCCCGGTGCTGCAACCACCAAACTATCCGTACTTAAGTCTCCGGTTTGTAAACCTGCCACCCTAAGCGTATTTGTAGCATCTGTTGCAATAACTGTTGGCTGTGTCAAGGCACCCCCTAGCCTCACGGTATTTCCGCTCTTAGTTAAACCATTCGTAAACGTTAATGCATTGAAAAGCGTTGAAGCTGGTATAAATTTTAGCGAGCCATCCGGATCAACCACAACCACACTGTCGGTACTGGTCGTGCCTGCCGTCAACCCAGTAATCCTTAAAAACTCAGTAGCAGTCGTCTGGATAGTTGTCGTTTTAGTTAACAAGCCACCTAGCTCAGCGGTCTGTCCGTTTTTTGTTAGCCCATTGCTTGCTGCTTTTATGTAAGTAGTGCTAATGTTGTTAACAGTATCCTTAACTGGATTTACCGTATTGTTCAACTGAGTTGGAGTTACAAACAGCAATGTACTGTCTGCCTTGGTAATAACGGCGGTCGCACTGTCAAGCACCCATTTAATCGTTCCCTTGTTATCAATAACCTTTGTGGGAACTTTTTGCGCCATTGCCGAGATGCCGACCATGAGCATAATACCTAATAGTAGTAAAATTTTTGTTTTCATTTCTTTTTTTGCTTTGGTGGAGTAAAATTTGTCTATATATGTTTTTTTTTTGATTTCTATAAAATTTGAACGATTCTGATCTCATCGCCTTTAACGCAGGGAATCTCAGATACTATTGAGGTTGCACTGTTCTGGGTAAAGGAAATGGACACGCCATTTCTGTAAAATGATAATTTATTGATATCGGTAATTGTTGCAGGGGTATTAAAAGTCTCTTTCCTGAGATCATCAATCACTTCCAAACTTTTATAAATAGTTATACCACTCTGGGTCAGCGGTGCTTTTTTCACCAAACCTGTTAGCGGATCTATTACCAACACCATATCCTTAGCAACATCGCCAGCGGTTAGTGTTCCTATGATCACATCGCCCTGAACATCTAAAACCGCATTGGGACTATTGGTACCAATACCTACTCTGCCCGATTGTACCACACGCATTCTTTCCGCTCCATTGGTTTTTACAATTAAGGGGTTGTTATCTGAAGTTCCTAAATACTGAGTCGCAGGATTCGTTCCGGCGTTACCTGTGAGCCTCCATTCACCGGTGGTTGTTGTTGCAGTACTAAGCATTATCCATCGCGTTCCATCACAATAATAAATAGCAGGGCTAACATCGGCTACTGTTGCGGTGTTGAACACGACCATTCCATTAACGAAAGCCGAAAGTGGGCTCGCTTGTGTTGTGGCCCTCAATTCAACCCTCGGAAGGAGTAAGCCTTTATTACTTGTCTCTAATTCTAATATTGCATTGGCATTAGGCAAGTTGCCTCCTGAAACCGTTCCATCCTTTACTTTTTGTTGCGCAA from Pedobacter endophyticus includes:
- the rpsJ gene encoding 30S ribosomal protein S10 — translated: MSQRIRIKLKSYDYNLVDKSAEKIVKTVKPTGAVVSGPIPLPTEKKIFTVLRSPHVNKKAREQFQLCAYKRLLDIYSSNSKTVDALMKLELPSGVEVEIKV
- the rpsL gene encoding 30S ribosomal protein S12, with protein sequence MPTIQQLVRKGRVAMEFKSKSPALDSCPQRRGVCTRVYTTTPKKPNSAMRKVARVRLTNGKEVNAYIPGEGHNLQEHSIVLIRGGRVKDLPGVRYHIIRGALDTSGVAGRNQRRSKYGTKRPKPGQAAAAPAKGKKK
- a CDS encoding response regulator transcription factor; the encoded protein is MNTPLKVLIADDHAIVRNGIIALLINASDISIIAESTSSADLFEKLRDGLEPDIVIAELHMRAVDGISLTRQLIQQYPHIKIIILTTVDDENIILKCFEAGARGYLLKNVNAAEIIFAIKQISFGYEYISASIGIRLLAQIARSAAPLTSASLKLNISKREIEILGLIAEGLTNGEIAEKMFTSKRTIEGNRQNLLDKTGKRNTAALITFAVRNGIID
- the rpsG gene encoding 30S ribosomal protein S7, translated to MRKSKPKKRIILPDPKFNDIQVTRFVNNMMYDGKKSIAYAIFYDAVEIAEKKAGENGLEIFKRALTNIMPAVEVKSRRVGGANFQVPTEVRPERKTALGMKWLILYARRRGEKTMKEKLAGEMVAAAKGEGAAVKKKEDTHKMAEANKAFSHFRF
- the fusA gene encoding elongation factor G produces the protein MARDLKFTRNIGIAAHIDAGKTTTTERILYYAGVSHKIGEVHEGAATMDWMAQEQERGITITSAATTVNWNYRGSKYHINIIDTPGHVDFTVEVNRSLRVLDGLVFLFSAVDGVEPQSETNWRLANNYNVARIGFVNKMDRSGADFLKVVKQVKDMLGSNAVPLQLPIGAEDNFKGVVDLINNRGIVWNEHDKGMTFTEVPIPDDMLDEVAEWREKLLESVADYDETLMEKFFDDPNSITEREILDALRAAVLDAKIVPMVCGSSFKNKGVQTMLDYVMELLPSPLDSEGVVGTNPNTEAEVLLKPSEKEPFAALAFKIATDPFVGRLCFIRVYSGNLEAGSYVYNTRSNNKERISRIFQMHANKQNPIPNVGAGDIAAVVGFKDIKTGDTLCDEKNPIVLESMVFPDPVIGLAIEPKTQADVDKLGMALGKLAEEDPTFRVQTDQETGQTVISGMGELHLDILIDRLKREFKVEVNQGAPQVAYKEAIFGTSEHREVYKKQSGGRGKFADIKVVISPIDADFEKGGLQFVNEIVGGAIPREFIPSVEKGFASAMANGVLAGYPLPDMKVRLIDGSFHAVDSDALSFELAARMAYREALPKCKPALMEPIMKIEILTPEENMGDVIGDMNRRRGQLQGMDTRAGSQVIKALVPLSEMFGYVTQLRTITSGRATSTMEFDHYEPAPKNVQDEVIAKSKGRVKSED